In the Methanosarcinales archaeon genome, CTTGGAAGGGCTAGTGGCCCGATAAGTAAAAGCAAAACAGCAGAATGGTTTCAAGATTCATTTTTAGACATCATCTGGTCATTCCCTCACAAGCTGAATACCAACAACTTCACAAACCACATGGATTACATCACAGACGATGTGATGAGGAAGATAGAGGATGATATTGGAAAAAAGCTTGTAGAACAGGGTCTAAAGCCATCGACCTTATTCTTTGATACAACGAATTTTTTCACATACATTGAACATGGTGAGGATATCCCAAAAAAAGGCAAAAGTAAAGAAAAAAGATATGACAAGAACTTAGTTGGATTGGGGTTGGCAGTATCAGATACAAACATTCCTTTTTTCCATGAAACGTACTCAGGAAACATTCACGACTCCAAATCATTTGGAATGATCTTTGATAAAATAGTTGAGAGATTAACTTCGATAAATGTGCCGCATGAGGACATTGTTTTGGTTATCGATAAGGGCTGTAATTCGGAGGTAAATATTGACAAAGTCATCTCAAAAATGCATATCGTTGGTTCAGTGAAGAAAAACCAAGCTGAAGAATTATATGATGTTTCACTTGATGAGTTTGATCTGCTTTATGAAACAACGAAAAAATATAAAGTACTGGGTTATCGAATAAAAAAAGAAGTATTTGGAACTGAATTCACATTAGTGGTGAGGTACCACCATGGGAGTTATAAAAAACAAAAGCAAGCATATGACGAAAAGAAGATTGATATTCTAAGAAGACTTCATGAAATAAAGCAATCTGTTGAGAGAGTTGGGAAAGGCAAGAAAAAAAGTATCACGAATGCGCTGATAGATGCCTCAAAAGTTATCCCGGATGATTACAAGAAGGTGTTTATGTTTAAAGGGTTTGAGAGTGAGAATGTATTTACATTTTTGGTTGATGAGGAAGCTGAGAAAAAATTAGAACTCACTTTTGGCAAGACGATTTTATTTA is a window encoding:
- a CDS encoding IS1634 family transposase; amino-acid sequence: LGRASGPISKSKTAEWFQDSFLDIIWSFPHKLNTNNFTNHMDYITDDVMRKIEDDIGKKLVEQGLKPSTLFFDTTNFFTYIEHGEDIPKKGKSKEKRYDKNLVGLGLAVSDTNIPFFHETYSGNIHDSKSFGMIFDKIVERLTSINVPHEDIVLVIDKGCNSEVNIDKVISKMHIVGSVKKNQAEELYDVSLDEFDLLYETTKKYKVLGYRIKKEVFGTEFTLVVRYHHGSYKKQKQAYDEKKIDILRRLHEIKQSVERVGKGKKKSITNALIDASKVIPDDYKKVFMFKGFESENVFTFLVDEEAEKKLELTFGKTILFTDMHDWDAEKIVTMYNQKDFIEKDFMSMKGLMVIPMKPFFIRKDKRIQVHSFLCVMGLVFYRYLLWKLEKQEEMLSETRIIEELEKIRIALVKKGNKKPQFMFETMGLDQMRLFTTLGLDTVLKEA